Proteins from a genomic interval of Eschrichtius robustus isolate mEscRob2 chromosome 9, mEscRob2.pri, whole genome shotgun sequence:
- the LOC137769352 gene encoding amine sulfotransferase-like gives MDNTDPYLLNFKGCYFQRSLLDVDLIEHLDDFEIRDDDVFIITYPKSGTIWTQQILSLIYFEGHRNRSEMVNTCDRVPFLEHSSHKVDHVNRPSPRLFTSHIPYYLAPKGLKKQKAKIIYIYRNPKDVLTSYFHFSNWLVTFEPSDNIEHFMKRFLDGKVMGSLWFDHIRGWYEHRHDFNILFMMYEEMKKDLRSSVLKISSFLEKELSEEDLDAVVKQATFQNMKLDPQANYDYILKSENWTRTNEGDFLRKGTIGDWKHHLTVEQNERFDRIFQMKMKDFPLKFIWDINEE, from the exons ATGGACAACACAGACCCATATTTACTGAACTTTAAAGGCTGTTATTTTCAACGTTCTTTACTTGATGTTGACCTTATAGAACATTTAGATGATTTTGAAATTAGAGATGATGATGTGTTTATAATTACATATCCAAAATCTG GTACAATCTGGACTCAGCAGATATTAAGCTTGATTTATTTTGAAGGACATCGTAACAGAAGTGAAATGGTGAACACATGTGATAGAGTCCCCTTCCTGGAACACAGTTCACACAAAGTGGACCATGTCAACAGACCATCCCCTCGTCTCTTCACTTCCCACATCCCATATTATTTAGCACCGAAAGGTCTCAAGAAGCAAAAAGCTAAA ATTATTTACATCTATAGAAACCCCAAGGATGTTTTgacttcatattttcatttttcaaattggTTAGTTACATTTGAACCTTCAGATAACATAGAACATTTCATGAAAAGGTTTCTAGATGGAAAAG TGATGGGAAGCCTTTGGTTTGATCACATCAGAGGCTGGTATGAACACAGACATGACTTCAATATTTTGTTCATGATGTATGAGGAGATGAAGAAG GATCTCAGAAGTTCTGTGCTTAAAATCAGCAGTTTTCTTGAAAAAGAACTGAGTGAAGAGGACTTGGATGCTGTTGTGAAACAGGCTACATTTCAGAACATGAAGCTTGATCCACAAGCAAATTACGATTATATTCTAAAATCTGAAAACTGGACAAGAACAAATGAAGGAGATTTCCTGCGCAAAG GTACCATCGGAGACTGGAAACATCACTTGACCGTGGAGCAAAATGAAAGATTTGACAGAATATTCCAAATGAAGATGAAAGATTTTCCCTTGAAGTTCATCTGGGATATAAATGAGGAGTAG